A portion of the Microlunatus phosphovorus NM-1 genome contains these proteins:
- a CDS encoding CBS domain-containing protein — protein sequence MQASDIAVEVPTVTLDDPVTRAVKIMADRQLPGLIVVDRASHPRAVLPGSQVLRMIVAQTYQRDPALARTIDEAHADLFWQELEHRTVSDCLPPQPSKKVAVQADATLLEVAGVMARMHSPLVAVVAPDGRLSGCITLSALLIHLDLPDTTG from the coding sequence ATGCAGGCGAGCGACATCGCGGTCGAGGTTCCGACGGTCACCCTGGACGATCCTGTCACCAGGGCGGTCAAGATCATGGCAGATCGGCAACTGCCGGGTCTGATCGTGGTCGATCGGGCGTCCCATCCACGAGCTGTGCTGCCCGGCAGCCAGGTGTTGCGGATGATCGTGGCGCAGACCTACCAGCGCGATCCTGCGCTGGCCAGGACCATCGACGAGGCCCATGCCGACCTCTTCTGGCAGGAGTTGGAGCACCGTACGGTCAGCGACTGTCTGCCGCCGCAGCCCTCGAAGAAGGTCGCCGTCCAAGCCGACGCGACGCTGCTCGAGGTGGCCGGCGTGATGGCCCGGATGCACAGCCCACTGGTGGCCGTCGTAGCGCCGGACGGCCGGCTGTCCGGCTGCATCACGCTCAGTGCGCTGCTGATCCATCTCGATCTGCCCGACACGACTGGCTGA
- a CDS encoding PadR family transcriptional regulator, whose product MPTAKALTSTSYAILGLLAVKPWTTYELAKQVDQTLSRFWPRTRSKLFEEPKKLAAAGLAEATASATGRRRSTVYSITPAGRTALARWLTQESVPPLFESEHLLKVFYAENGTTEDVRATLAGLRSWVVEQSRPNVEVGSRYLAGVGAHPERLATLVLTGRFLDDYLELLDRWAAWAEEVVAQWPDDPAAAQPDLASLQATVEQARERVERAAG is encoded by the coding sequence ATGCCGACCGCCAAGGCGCTGACGTCCACGTCGTACGCGATTCTCGGGCTGCTGGCCGTGAAACCGTGGACGACCTACGAACTGGCCAAGCAGGTCGACCAGACGCTGAGCCGCTTCTGGCCGCGAACCCGCAGCAAGCTGTTCGAGGAGCCGAAGAAGCTGGCTGCGGCCGGGCTGGCGGAGGCAACGGCAAGCGCCACGGGTCGGCGACGGAGCACGGTGTACTCGATCACCCCTGCGGGTCGCACGGCCCTCGCCCGCTGGCTGACGCAGGAGTCAGTCCCACCGTTGTTCGAGTCCGAGCACCTGCTGAAGGTGTTCTACGCCGAGAACGGCACCACCGAGGACGTCCGGGCCACGTTGGCGGGCCTGCGATCTTGGGTGGTCGAGCAGTCCAGGCCCAACGTCGAGGTCGGCTCCCGCTATCTCGCCGGGGTGGGCGCCCATCCGGAGCGGCTGGCCACTCTGGTGCTGACCGGCCGGTTCCTGGACGACTATCTGGAGCTGCTCGACCGCTGGGCCGCTTGGGCCGAGGAGGTCGTCGCCCAATGGCCCGACGATCCGGCCGCGGCCCAACCAGATCTGGCGTCGTTGCAGGCCACAGTCGAGCAGGCGCGGGAGCGAGTCGAGCGAGCAGCCGGCTGA
- a CDS encoding NmrA family NAD(P)-binding protein, with product MNSTVLVTAATGTVGRHLVPQLLDRRTQVRVHDRSRPIAPQLSGVDAVFLACPNVGEQVAYECAVVDAAAAAGIGRIVKLSARGARLGSRVAFWDWHAQIERHLADLDVPAVVLRPGFSMANLLGQLDTVRDHGVLPVPAGDARVAMIDPADVAACATAGLLDAVPPGCYELTGAAAIGFAEVAAALTAVVGREVAFVDVPPEQAVPAMIANGLPAFAAAQISHVFTELRAGAQREVTTEVQRLTGCRPGSLVRFLARVVPAEHRSDVGSRSA from the coding sequence ATGAACAGCACAGTCCTCGTCACCGCTGCCACCGGCACCGTCGGCCGGCATCTCGTGCCGCAGCTCCTCGACCGAAGGACGCAGGTCCGCGTCCACGACCGGTCTCGACCCATCGCTCCCCAGCTGAGTGGCGTCGATGCCGTCTTTCTGGCCTGTCCCAACGTCGGAGAGCAGGTGGCGTACGAGTGTGCAGTCGTCGACGCCGCTGCTGCGGCGGGCATCGGCCGGATCGTGAAGCTGTCGGCGCGGGGCGCGCGGCTGGGGTCGCGAGTCGCCTTCTGGGACTGGCACGCGCAGATCGAGCGGCACCTCGCCGACCTCGACGTCCCAGCCGTGGTCCTGCGGCCGGGCTTCTCGATGGCCAATCTGCTGGGCCAGCTCGACACCGTACGCGACCACGGCGTGCTGCCGGTGCCGGCCGGCGATGCGCGGGTCGCGATGATCGACCCGGCCGACGTCGCCGCTTGCGCGACCGCGGGCTTGCTCGACGCGGTCCCGCCGGGCTGCTACGAACTGACGGGAGCGGCGGCGATCGGTTTCGCCGAGGTGGCCGCCGCGCTCACGGCCGTGGTCGGCCGCGAGGTGGCCTTCGTCGATGTGCCGCCGGAGCAGGCCGTGCCGGCGATGATCGCCAACGGCCTACCGGCCTTCGCCGCCGCACAGATCTCCCATGTCTTCACTGAGCTGCGGGCGGGCGCCCAGCGTGAGGTCACCACCGAAGTGCAGCGGTTGACGGGTTGCAGGCCGGGCAGTCTGGTGCGTTTCCTGGCCCGGGTCGTTCCCGCTGAGCATCGATCCGATGTCGGGAGCCGGTCGGCCTGA